Proteins encoded in a region of the Rutidosis leptorrhynchoides isolate AG116_Rl617_1_P2 chromosome 9, CSIRO_AGI_Rlap_v1, whole genome shotgun sequence genome:
- the LOC139867628 gene encoding uncharacterized protein has translation MSSSTLKRWLRPEVYPLFAALGVAVGICGMQLYRNISGNPEVRVMKDKRAAGVLDNFTEGEKYAEHPLRKFVRNKSPEIMPNVNSFFADPK, from the exons ATGTCCTCTTCAACTCTTAAACGTTGGCTAAGGCCTGAG GTGTATCCTCTGTTTGCTGCTCTCGGTGTCGCCGTCGGAATCTGCGGCATGCAGTTGTATCGCAACATCAGCGGTAATCCAGAAGTTAG AGTGATGAAAGATAAGAGAGCAGCTGGTGTGCTGGACAACTTTACTGAAGGTGAGAAGTATGCTGAGCATCCCTTAAGGAAATTTGTTCGCAACAAGAGTCCTGAGATAATGCCGAATGTCAATTCCTTCTTCGCAGACCCAAAATAA